The window CGAGCGGGCTGTGATTGCAGGCCTCACGAATACTGCTTTCATGAACCCGTCTGGTTTACATCATGATCAGCATTTATCATCTGCGAGGGATACGGCTGAAATGCTACGAGTAGCCCTTCAAAATAAAACCTTTGAAAAGGTTGCATCTACGGTCTTATATCGAGCAAATACAGTAAATGGCATGCTGTGGGAAAATAAACATCGTTTATTACGAGAAGGTTCTGGGGTTGCAAGCGAAATAGATGATGAGACAGAGCAGCCTGTCAGTTCATTGAAATCTGCAACAGGTACAGCCTTTGCAGGAAAGACCGGCTTTACAAAGGTTGCTGGTCGCACACTTGCAACCGCTTTTCAAAAAGACGGGCAAACCTGTATTGTGGTGACATTAAATGCTTCGGATGACTGGAATGTACACCGAGGTTTAGCCAATTCAGTGTGGCAAAATTATAACATTGAGACGGTTGTAAAGAAGGGTAAATATAATGTGAACGATAAACTTGCCATTCGTTTAGAGCAACCGATTCGTTTGCAGTTAAACAAAGAGGAAAAAGCGGCAGTAAGGCAAGTGCTACAGGTTTCTAGAAAACGGAAGGAAGCTGTACTTTCCATTTTTATCGGTGAAGAGCGCATCTATGCAACACCTGTAATTGTAGAATCGGCGGATCGTTAAAAGCGATGCGCTGTTTTTTTATTTAATTAACAAATAATATAAAATTTGGTAAAATAAATGAGTGTGATTTGCGGGGCTGATTTCTGAATTTTGTAGATATATTAACAGGAGATGAAATATGATGACGAATAAGGCACTTACAAACAGTATGCAATACCAAATTGGATTGATGGTTATTTTACTTCTTTCAAGCTTTATGGCGCCTTTTATTTTGTTGTATCCAATACAAGAGCTTTTATATCGCCCGCAAGAATATTTTCTGTTTGAGCCCTTTTTTCAAGCATATATTATTTTGATGGCAGTTTTAATAGCGATGGCAATGCTGTTACTAGTAAATCTATTAGTAACACCTCAAACAGAAAAAGGGAAATATGTTAAACGTGGAATACTAGGAGCATTTTTAGCCCTGGCTGGAGCCTGTTCGTTTTTATCTATTAATAACTATCAATTTATGGATACAAAAGGCATGCATATGAATCATTTTTTTAGTTTACAAGCGGATGTTACAAGCTGGCAAGATATAGCGAGTGTTGAGCAAATAAATGTGAAAAAAAATGGTGTAACCGTACCAGATAAACTTATTTTCACATTACACGATGGTTCAACAATTGAACAACCTTTTACAAGCAAATTAAGGAACGCGAAACAATCGATTATTAGTGAATTGGGTAAGTATGGACTTACAATTGAAAATAAATTTAGTGAAGATGAATAATTTTGACAAGCTGCCGAAATGGTGGCTTTTTTTATGTCTAGAAGGACCCTGAACATTTACTTCACTAAGATCATTGCATAGTTGTGAAAGCGATTTGCTATCTATTAAATAGCGTATAGTTAGAAAGAAATGAAGAACGGTGAGGTAAATTCAGCTAAAGATCGACTACAAATCATCGGATTACCAGCAAATAAAAAACTATTTCGAATACTCGTATTACTTGTCTAAAATTAGTTTTCCTTTAATAATGAACAAAAGTATGACATAATTTTCACAGATTAACGGGAAAAACAACCTTATGCTTTACATGTATTAAAGTTAAGGTTTTTGGCGGATGCCAAGGTGAATATAAACTAGAGGTGAAAGAATGGAAAGATTACAGAAAGTCATTGCTTATGCAGGTGTTGCGTCTAGGCGTAAAGCGGAGCAATTGATAGTAGAAGGTAAGGTAAAGGTCAACGGTGTTGTGGTACGTGAGCTCGGCACAAAGGTGTCTAACTCAGATACAATTGAGGTTGAAGGCGTAAAACTTGAAAAAGAGGATAAAGTATATTATTTACTATATAAACCACGTGGTACTATTTCTGCTGTGACAGATGATAAAGGACGCAAAACTGTCACAGATTTATTTAAGTATATACCGCAACGTATCTTCCCAGTAGGACGTCTTGATTATGATACATCTGGGTTATTGCTATTAACAAATGATGGCGAATTTTCCTATATGCTGACACATCCTAAGTTTAAAATTGACAAAACGTATATTGCACGTGTCAAAGGTGTGCCAACAGTTGAAGGCTTAAAAAAGCTACAGCGTGGTATTAAGTTAGAGGATGGTAAAACAGCACCGGCTAAAGTGAGTATGACTTCTTTTGACGAGCAAGCGGGTAAGGCAATTTGTGAAATTACCATTCATGAAGGGCGTAACCGACAAGTACGTCGCATGTTCGAGGCAATCGGCACACCTGTTGTCAAGCTGAAACGTGAGCGTTTTGCCTTTTTAGATCTTTATGGCCTAACACCAGGAGAATACCGTGAATTGTCCAAGCATGAAGTGAAGCAACTGCGCGTGTTAGCTGAAACTGGACAGATCGGCTAAATGAACATTTGATGAAGAAAGTGAACATACCGCTATACGTATAGTGTGTTTTTCACTTTCTTTGTAGTGAAAACGTTCATAAATCATTCATAATTAATAGCTAAGCGATTTTGTATCATTTTGCTATAATAGGTGAGAATAGTACACCTTATTTAATTTCGTCCAGCAAAAACCGCTGGATAAAATTAAAGCCTCGCAGATGTCACATCTTTTTGAAAAGATTTGTGGCAGCAGTAATTTCTTTTAGTACCGAGCAACGTGGCAGGTACGGATTTATAATCTGGACGCATGTTTTTTAAGTGCAAAAGCGAAAGCGTCACTAAGAATTACTCCGAGGGGTAATGAAGAGGGAGGTTTATTAACATGGAGAAAAAGAAGAAACGTCTCGTAACACGGACAGTTATTTTAGTAATTTTAGCGCTAGCGATTGGTTACACAGTATACGGAACGGCAACAAAGGAGAAAGTAGAGTTAGTAGCAGTAGGCTCTGAAGCACCAGACTTCACGTTAGTAGATTTGAACGGTGAGAAACATAAACTGTCTGATTATAGAGGACAGGGGGTATTTTTGAACTTCTGGGGAACTTGGTGTAAGCCTTGTGAAAAGGAAATGCCTGCTATGGACAACCAATACCAAAACTATAAAGATCAGGGTGTACAAACATTAGCTGTGAACATTGCACAAACAGATTTCGAGGTGCAGAACTTTGTTGATAAGTATGAATTATCATTTCCAGTAGTTATTGACAAAACGAAGAGCGTTATGACTGCTTATAACGTCGGAAATTTACCAGCTACCATTATGATTGACCCAGATGGTAAGGTAGCAAAAATTATTACAGGTGAAATGACGGAGGCGAATATCGCTTCTTACATGGAATTAGTAAAGCCAGAATAAGGAGTAAATGACGATGGAAAATATCACTTGTGCTTGTGGTCATAGTAACCCGTACGGCACGAAGCTCTGTGAGAAATGTGGTCGTCCATTAACCGAAGAAGAAAAACAAAATAAAGTTGTTGATATGCGATACGATGGTACCGCTATTCGTTCGAAAACTTACAACAAATCAATTGTTGATAAGATTTGGAATTTCTTCTCAAGTGTTAAAGTTGGGATATCGTTAATTATTATCACATTGATTGCTGCTTCAATCGGGACATTGCTACCACAAGAGTTTTATGTGAATGCTTCGGATGTTAACAAAGAGGCTTATTACGAGGACGTATATGGTACATTCGGTAAAGTTTATTATGCATTAGGACTATCAGATTTATATAGCTCTTGGTGGTTCCAAATTTTAGTTGGAATGCTGGGCGTATCTATTATTATTGCCAGTCTAGACCGTGGTTTACCACTTTATAAGTCATTAAAAAACCAACGTGTCAAACGCCATGAAAGTTTCATGAAGCGCCAGCGCATTGTGGCAGAGGGACAAGTAACAGCTAGTCCTGAAGAGACGCTTGATAAAGTTGAAAAGAAAATGACGGAGATGAAATATAATGTCCGTCGAGATGGCAGTGCGCTACTTGCAGAAAAAGGTCGTTTCTCTCGTTACGGTCCGTACATAAACCATGTCGGCCTAATACTCTTTTTAGGTGGGGTTATGCTACGTTTAGTCCCTGGCTTCTATGTCGATGAGTCGATATGGGTTCGTGAAGGCGAAACACGTGCAGTTACTGGCATGGACGGTTATTTTATTGAAAGCCGTGATTTTATTTTAGAAACACATGATAATACACCACAAGGTGAACAGCTTAAGCAAGGCGTTAACGTAGTTGCGAAAAACTTCCAAACAGATATTACGTTATACAAACAACATGAAAATGCTATTGCTGGTGATACAGAAAATCTTGAAAAAGTAAAAGATTATTCGATTCGTGTCAATCATCCATTAAAAGAAGAAGGCTTTGCTGTCTATCAAATGGATTATCGTCTAAACGAATTAAAGAAAATGAATTTTCAATTAGTGAATAAAGCAACTGAGCAATCACTTGGTAAAGTAGAAATTGATTTAACCAATCCAGAAAAAGAGTACGATTTAGGAAATGGTGCATCTGTAAAACTACTTCTTTACACACCAGACTTCTCAGGCTTTGAAGATGGTGTACCGCAAACAGCAACATCGGTTCCGAATAATCCGGCATTTTTATTTAAAATGACGACACCTGAAACACCAGAAGGCGAAACAAGCTTTGTTGCCATAAAAAATACAATCGAACCGCTTGGTGACAACCAATACAAAATGAAATTTGAAGGTGTGGAAACACGTGATATGTCTGGCTTCACCGTTCGTAAGGACCGCACAATTCCTATTTTATTTGTGGGTGGAGTTATTTTCATGATTGGTGTAGCGATTGGTTCCTATTGGAATCACCGTCGTCTATGGTTACAAGTGGACCCAGATGGTGGAGTGGTAATGGCTGCCCATGTAAACAAAAATATGTTTAGTATGAAAAAAGATTTAGATGCCGTGACTGCCTTTGCTGGGCTACCGCAATATATAGATCAGTTAGAGAAGGCAGAGGAAGGCGAAGAGTCCACGGATGGTGGCATTAAAGAAAAGGAAGGTGACAACACCTTATGAGTTTGATTGATTTAAGTGGAAACCTATTATTTGTTGCATTTATAGCCTATCTAGTGGCAACATTACTGTTCGGTGGTGCGATTAAACAATCGAATGCTACAGGCAATAACACGCATATATGGGGCAAGCTCGCGATTGTCGTAACAATAATTGGATTCCTTTCACAACTGAGCTATTTTATTACGCGTTGGATTCATACAGGGCATGCCCCTGTAAGTAATATGTTTGAATTTACGACTG of the Lysinibacillus fusiformis genome contains:
- a CDS encoding D-alanyl-D-alanine carboxypeptidase family protein, giving the protein MLLVGFLIFPASGLARGGSGHVVLDGDTGRVLNGVNYDARLPIASLTKIWTALVAIENSDLQDEVVISPNAAMAEGSSIYLQAGETVTVETLLYGLMLRSGNDAATALAEHVGGSVEGFVRLMNERAVIAGLTNTAFMNPSGLHHDQHLSSARDTAEMLRVALQNKTFEKVASTVLYRANTVNGMLWENKHRLLREGSGVASEIDDETEQPVSSLKSATGTAFAGKTGFTKVAGRTLATAFQKDGQTCIVVTLNASDDWNVHRGLANSVWQNYNIETVVKKGKYNVNDKLAIRLEQPIRLQLNKEEKAAVRQVLQVSRKRKEAVLSIFIGEERIYATPVIVESADR
- a CDS encoding Asp23/Gls24 family envelope stress response protein; this translates as MMTNKALTNSMQYQIGLMVILLLSSFMAPFILLYPIQELLYRPQEYFLFEPFFQAYIILMAVLIAMAMLLLVNLLVTPQTEKGKYVKRGILGAFLALAGACSFLSINNYQFMDTKGMHMNHFFSLQADVTSWQDIASVEQINVKKNGVTVPDKLIFTLHDGSTIEQPFTSKLRNAKQSIISELGKYGLTIENKFSEDE
- a CDS encoding pseudouridine synthase gives rise to the protein MERLQKVIAYAGVASRRKAEQLIVEGKVKVNGVVVRELGTKVSNSDTIEVEGVKLEKEDKVYYLLYKPRGTISAVTDDKGRKTVTDLFKYIPQRIFPVGRLDYDTSGLLLLTNDGEFSYMLTHPKFKIDKTYIARVKGVPTVEGLKKLQRGIKLEDGKTAPAKVSMTSFDEQAGKAICEITIHEGRNRQVRRMFEAIGTPVVKLKRERFAFLDLYGLTPGEYRELSKHEVKQLRVLAETGQIG
- the resA gene encoding thiol-disulfide oxidoreductase ResA; protein product: MEKKKKRLVTRTVILVILALAIGYTVYGTATKEKVELVAVGSEAPDFTLVDLNGEKHKLSDYRGQGVFLNFWGTWCKPCEKEMPAMDNQYQNYKDQGVQTLAVNIAQTDFEVQNFVDKYELSFPVVIDKTKSVMTAYNVGNLPATIMIDPDGKVAKIITGEMTEANIASYMELVKPE
- the resB gene encoding cytochrome c biogenesis protein ResB; protein product: MENITCACGHSNPYGTKLCEKCGRPLTEEEKQNKVVDMRYDGTAIRSKTYNKSIVDKIWNFFSSVKVGISLIIITLIAASIGTLLPQEFYVNASDVNKEAYYEDVYGTFGKVYYALGLSDLYSSWWFQILVGMLGVSIIIASLDRGLPLYKSLKNQRVKRHESFMKRQRIVAEGQVTASPEETLDKVEKKMTEMKYNVRRDGSALLAEKGRFSRYGPYINHVGLILFLGGVMLRLVPGFYVDESIWVREGETRAVTGMDGYFIESRDFILETHDNTPQGEQLKQGVNVVAKNFQTDITLYKQHENAIAGDTENLEKVKDYSIRVNHPLKEEGFAVYQMDYRLNELKKMNFQLVNKATEQSLGKVEIDLTNPEKEYDLGNGASVKLLLYTPDFSGFEDGVPQTATSVPNNPAFLFKMTTPETPEGETSFVAIKNTIEPLGDNQYKMKFEGVETRDMSGFTVRKDRTIPILFVGGVIFMIGVAIGSYWNHRRLWLQVDPDGGVVMAAHVNKNMFSMKKDLDAVTAFAGLPQYIDQLEKAEEGEESTDGGIKEKEGDNTL